A stretch of DNA from Allomeiothermus silvanus DSM 9946:
ACCGAGGTGCTGTGCACCCCTGGGTCTGTTGCAGATGTGCAGGGACTGTACCTGATGCCGCTAAACCTGTCGGAGGGAAGCGAGCTGTACGTGGCCGACTACCTGGCGGAGGACGCGTTGCAGATGGGGGAGGGCATTCGGCTACGGGCTGTGCGAAAGAGGAACTCCAGCAAGCCTCGCAGTGGATTGCCCTACAGGGCCGGAGGATCATCGGGTCAGTAGGCTCTGCCCTAACCGAGCTGTTCCCCAAACGCATTCATGCCACGACCCTCAAAGGCTTCGTGCTCAAGGTCTGGGGGTTCATCTTTGCCCACAACTTCAAGCGTCTGGCTAGCGTTTTGTAGGTGGCAACTTGGGTTAGAGTATGGCGTTGACGATCTCCCTTCTAGGCACTTTTGCAGGGCGGCCTCCCGGCTTGGGGGCGGGGATGAGGGGTTCCAGGAAAACCCACTCCGCCTGGCGGTCGCTAAAGCGAGCCTGATCCGAGAGGTCGCTGGGGTAAAATCTACGTGTAGAAGCCACCCTTCAAGCATAGTAGACTTTTACGACAGCCTCTTAGACAGCAAAGCTGGCAAGGTTTCGAATCGAAAATGGGGGCTCTACTCGGGCTTGGCCTCTCTTCCCATCAGCTCGGAGAGTTCTTGCAAGGGGTCCGCTCCCTCGTAGATGACCTCGTATACCGACTCGGTGATGGGCATCTCGGCGCCGGTTTGCTTGCCCCAGGCGTGCAGCGCCTTGACCGTGTAGATACCCTCGACGACTTGCTTCTGGCCTCGAGGTCGGCCAAGGTGGCCCCCTGTACGATCTTCTCGCCCGCCCCCCGGTTCCTCGAGTGGGGGCTAGTGGCCGTTGCCACCAGGTCGCCCAGCCCGGAAAGCCCGTAGAAGGTCTCGGCTTCGGCCCCCTGAGCCACGCCAAACTTCACGATCTCGCGCAAGCCACGGGTCACCAGCGCAGCCTTAGCGTTATCGCCCAGCCGCAATCCGTCCGACATCCCGGCGGCCAGGGCGATCACGTTTTTGAGCGCACCGCCCAGCTCCACCCCGATCAGGTCGTCGCTGGTGTAAACCCGGAAGCTAGGGCCGGAGAAGACCTGCTGGACCAATCGCGCTAGGCCCTCATCCGCCGAAGCAGCCACAGCGGCGGCAGGCAAGAAACGCCCCACCTCCTCGGCGTGGTTAGGGCCAGAGAGGGCGGCTACTCGCGAAACTCCGGTTACCTCGTGGATCACCTGGGTCATGCGCAACAGGCCACCTTCGCTGTGCTCGAGGCTCTTGGTCGCAGAGAGGTAGGCCGGGGCTTTGGACAACCCGGCCAGGGTATCGCGCAAACCTTTGGAGGGGATGGCCACCACCGCAAGCTCGGCCTTCCAGAGGGCCTCCTGGGGGTCTGCGGTAGGTCGGATCGCCGGGGGTAGAGCCACCCCCGGCAGGTAATCGCGGTTTTCTCGGGTTGCTAGCAGGGATTCAGCCTGCTCGACCCGCCGGGCCCATAGCGAAACCTCGTTCCCGCGGCTGGCAGCGAGAATAGCCAGCGCTGTGCCCCAGGCTCCCGCACCAAGGATAGCAATCTTCATGCCCTATCAGCGCATCAGGTAAATAAGCGAGTACGACTCGTAGAAAGCCCCCACCACTAAAAAGAAAGCCCCCAGGTAGACGGTGAGCGCCAGGGCCCGGAAGCCCGCCCCATACCCCTCGCGCCGCAGCACTTTGGAAAGCAGTACCATTCCGCCAAAAGTCACCAGGATGTACGCCTGAAGCTCGATGATGAGGGTGGGGAGGTGAAATAGATAGCGGCCCGCGGGGAAGAGCGCGGGGGACAAGGCCAGCCCGAAGAAGAAATAGCGCAGGCCGTTGAGCAGCAGCGCCGGGATGCCCAAAGCCATCCCCGGAAGGGCCGTGGTGAGCAAGAGACCCCGGGTGAAGTTCCAGAAGAAGATGATCAGCGCAACCTCGAGCGGCCCCGCTGCGAGCAGTCCGCCCAACCCCACCTGCTGCAAGGCCCCGCTAACCAGTTTTTGCACCAACAGGGCGACCTGGGGGGAGGCGTAGGCGGTGAAGGAGCCCAAGGCGAAAAGGCCATACAACCCTATGTTGATCCCCCAGTAGAGCCGGCGGTACTGCCGCACCAAGGCCCAGCCCTCCTGCCACAAACCGCGCAGCCTGCCAGGTAAAAATAGTAGCGCCAGCCACAGCAGGGAAAGCCCCAGGAAAGACCACCAGGCCAGTGGGCTCGAGATCCACGCCGGGATCAGGCTGGCATCCGAGACCCAGCCGATCCCAATGACCTCCCCTCCCCGCAGCGAGACCTGCACGTTGCCCCCTTGGCCCCCCACGGCAGCGGGGAAGCGGACCACCGTGGTGCCGTCGGGATTTTGTGCGACCTCGGGAGCGTTTAGGTTTACCTCCAGCCCTCCCGGCACCGGGGGGAAGGCCAAGGCCCGCTCGAGGATCTTGAGCTGTTCGTCCAGCGGCTTGCCGATGGCCTGGGCCGGGTCGGTAGTGTACTTTCCCGCCTGCCAGTCCCGCACCGCCTGGCGGGCCTGCTCGACGGCGGCCCCCTGGGCCACAGCGGCAGAAGAAAACCCTAAGATCAGCGCCAAAAGGGCAAAGAAAGCCGCCATGGATCTCAGGCCGCTTTCGCGTTTTGCGTTTAGCGTCATGCGTTGGGCGTTCAGCATGGTTACACTTCCTGCAAGGGTACTCCAGCCTTACATAAAGGACAGTCAGCGGGGTCATAGGTGGGAAACTCGAGCGTGGTGAGGGTCCGGAAGGGCACCCCGAAGTCGGCCCGGCCGCCGCTCCGGTCCACGATGGCCCCCACCGCGATGCACTCGGCCCCCTTGGCCCGTGCCGCCGCGATGGCCCGCTGCACCGATCCCCCGGTGGTGATCACATCCTCGACGGCCAGGAATCTCTCGCCCGGACGGATGGTGAGCCCCTCCCGCACGTACATCCCACCCTGGGGTTCCTTCTCGGCAAAGAGGGCCCGACTTCCCAGGTGCTTGGCCGTAACAAAAGCCAACACCACCCCGCCCATAGCCGGGCCGATCACGAAATCCACCTCCAGATCCTCGAAAAGCCCAGCCATCCCCTCTCCTACGGCCTCGGCGTACAGAGGGTGCTGCAGGAGGGTGGTGGATTGGAGGAACATCGGGGAGTGACGGCCTGAACGTAAGAGAAAGTGGCCCTCGAGCAGGGCTCCGGTTTCGCGGTACATCTGCAGAACGTCCACTTCTCCTATGCTACCCGGCATGATGCCTCGCAGCAAAACCAAGGCTTATTCCAGCGTTTTTAGGTAGGCATCGGCCTGGGAACACGCAGCCTGGACGTCCGGCTTGCCCCCAGGGTAGTAGAGCGAGCGGCTAGCCGCGTTCAATACACCCGCGCCTTTCACAGGGGTACCCCCCTGTGCCCCCAGGCCGGGGAGTAAGAGAAACGAACGGGGCAGCGCAGAGCGTAGCTCGTCTACCTGCTCGGGGTAGGTCGCTCCAACCACCGCCCCCACCCGGCTCCATTCGCCCACCCGGTAGTGTTCGGCTTGCTGGTTGAGCCACTCAGAAACCACCTGGTAGAGCTTCTTTTCCCCTACGAGGAG
This window harbors:
- the pyrE gene encoding orotate phosphoribosyltransferase; its protein translation is MDVLQMYRETGALLEGHFLLRSGRHSPMFLQSTTLLQHPLYAEAVGEGMAGLFEDLEVDFVIGPAMGGVVLAFVTAKHLGSRALFAEKEPQGGMYVREGLTIRPGERFLAVEDVITTGGSVQRAIAAARAKGAECIAVGAIVDRSGGRADFGVPFRTLTTLEFPTYDPADCPLCKAGVPLQEV